A single region of the Austwickia chelonae genome encodes:
- a CDS encoding GntR family transcriptional regulator has product MSAQDRLSDVMITFDPESSVAPYAQIRDQVVEGITGGELCAGARLPTVRGLAAELGLAVNTVAKAYKQLEAEGHVVTRGRNGTVVLPCRVGVRGAPVVGGGAGGSGEVHVAAGNLARAAQRQGLSLSETIGLLRQLW; this is encoded by the coding sequence GTGAGCGCCCAGGATAGATTGTCGGATGTGATGATCACCTTCGATCCCGAATCGTCGGTCGCTCCCTATGCGCAGATCCGGGATCAGGTGGTCGAGGGAATCACTGGTGGAGAGCTGTGCGCTGGTGCGCGCCTTCCCACCGTGCGAGGGCTGGCAGCTGAACTTGGCCTGGCGGTGAACACGGTGGCCAAAGCGTACAAACAGCTGGAGGCCGAGGGGCATGTCGTGACCCGAGGGCGCAATGGCACGGTGGTCTTGCCGTGCAGAGTGGGTGTGAGGGGCGCACCGGTGGTCGGTGGAGGGGCCGGCGGCAGCGGCGAAGTCCACGTGGCTGCAGGGAATCTTGCTCGAGCTGCCCAAAGGCAGGGGCTGAGCCTGTCGGAGACGATCGGGTTGCTGCGTCAGCTGTGGTGA
- a CDS encoding acyl-CoA dehydrogenase family protein → MSRLQRTEGLTEEQGELIKLVREFVDDRIIPVATEMEHRDEYPQAIVDAMKEIGIFGLMIPEEYGGLGESLLTYALSVEEIARGWMSVSGIINTHFIVAYMLLQHGTEEQKQRYLPKMATGEIRGSFSMSEPGCGSDVSAIKSKAVKDGDGWTIDAQKMWLTNGGSSNLTAVLVKTDTGADSVYKNMTTFLVEKEPGFGQTAPGVTVPGKIEKMGYKGVDTTELVLENYRTTDAQILGGEPGKGFYQMMDGVEVGRVNVAARACGVARRAFELGIAYAQQRETFGKKLVDHQAVLFRLADMATKVEAAHQMMVMAAKLKDSGQRNDVEAGMAKYLAAEYCADVVEQSFRIHGGYGYSKEYEIERLYREAPMLLIGEGTAEIQKMIIGRSLVKDYKLRG, encoded by the coding sequence ATGTCCCGACTGCAACGTACCGAAGGCCTCACCGAGGAACAGGGCGAGCTGATCAAGCTGGTCCGCGAATTCGTCGACGACCGGATCATCCCGGTCGCCACCGAGATGGAACACCGCGACGAATACCCCCAGGCCATCGTCGACGCGATGAAGGAGATCGGGATCTTCGGCCTGATGATCCCCGAGGAGTACGGCGGACTGGGGGAGTCCCTGCTGACCTACGCCCTGTCCGTCGAGGAGATCGCGCGCGGCTGGATGAGCGTCTCCGGGATCATCAACACCCACTTCATCGTGGCCTACATGCTCCTGCAGCACGGCACCGAGGAGCAGAAACAGCGCTACCTGCCGAAGATGGCCACCGGTGAGATCCGGGGATCGTTCTCGATGTCGGAGCCGGGCTGCGGCTCGGACGTCTCCGCCATCAAGTCCAAGGCCGTCAAGGACGGCGACGGGTGGACGATCGACGCCCAGAAGATGTGGCTCACCAACGGCGGATCGTCCAATCTCACCGCCGTCCTGGTCAAGACGGACACCGGAGCCGACAGCGTCTACAAGAACATGACCACCTTCCTGGTGGAGAAGGAACCCGGCTTCGGGCAGACCGCCCCCGGGGTCACCGTGCCCGGCAAGATCGAGAAGATGGGCTACAAGGGCGTCGACACCACCGAACTCGTCCTGGAGAACTATCGGACCACCGACGCCCAGATCCTCGGCGGCGAACCAGGCAAGGGCTTCTACCAGATGATGGACGGCGTCGAGGTCGGCCGGGTCAACGTCGCCGCCCGGGCCTGTGGAGTGGCTCGGCGCGCCTTCGAGTTGGGCATCGCCTACGCCCAGCAGCGGGAGACCTTCGGCAAGAAACTCGTCGATCACCAGGCCGTGCTCTTCCGGCTGGCCGACATGGCCACCAAGGTCGAGGCCGCTCACCAGATGATGGTCATGGCTGCCAAGCTCAAGGACTCCGGCCAGCGCAATGACGTCGAAGCCGGGATGGCCAAGTACCTCGCCGCCGAATACTGCGCCGACGTCGTCGAGCAGTCCTTCCGCATCCACGGTGGCTACGGCTACTCCAAGGAGTACGAGATCGAGCGGCTCTACCGCGAAGCGCCGATGCTGCTCATCGGCGAAGGCACCGCCGAGATCCAGAAGATGATCATCGGACGTTCCCTGGTGAAGGACTACAAGCTCAGGGGATGA
- a CDS encoding sulfite exporter TauE/SafE family protein: MLTVILTLIVLVNLVFVLALIKDLHRHRHQVWEEPGSRPAMAVSQAVIYFFASFGISDFAIGSALYPKAKWIADRKLPGTLNAACVIPVAVMALAYITSIEVDLMTLGLAVVAQVIGAFFGAPVVAKLPSRVIKGGIVVGLLVAAGFILMGKFGLSPTGGEATGLTGGKLFALGVLSLLYGALNNIGIGSFALTMATVHSLGMDARVALPIMMAACTFSVPIGSVQFIRHDAYARKLTLFSAVFGSVGVLIAVFLVKSLDVSALQWVVIVVIAYTATTMLLDLLRKKESSDEEVAAVTSPALETNETKVHA, from the coding sequence ATGCTCACTGTCATCTTGACGTTGATTGTCCTGGTCAATCTTGTTTTCGTCCTGGCGCTGATCAAGGACCTTCATCGGCACCGTCATCAAGTGTGGGAAGAGCCGGGTAGCCGGCCTGCCATGGCGGTGTCCCAGGCGGTCATCTACTTCTTCGCGTCCTTCGGGATCTCTGACTTCGCCATCGGCTCCGCGCTCTATCCCAAGGCGAAATGGATTGCTGATCGGAAGCTCCCCGGAACGTTGAATGCGGCCTGCGTGATCCCGGTCGCAGTGATGGCCTTGGCGTACATCACCTCCATCGAGGTCGATCTGATGACTCTCGGCCTGGCGGTTGTCGCCCAGGTCATCGGCGCCTTCTTCGGTGCTCCTGTGGTCGCGAAGCTTCCTTCGCGGGTCATCAAAGGGGGCATCGTCGTCGGCCTGCTGGTTGCTGCTGGGTTCATCCTCATGGGCAAGTTCGGGCTCTCCCCGACCGGAGGTGAGGCGACCGGCCTCACCGGGGGGAAACTCTTCGCCCTGGGAGTTCTCTCCCTGCTCTACGGTGCGCTCAACAACATCGGTATCGGGTCTTTCGCGCTCACCATGGCCACCGTCCACTCCCTGGGGATGGATGCGCGGGTTGCTCTGCCGATCATGATGGCCGCATGTACCTTCTCGGTGCCGATCGGATCGGTGCAATTCATCCGACATGATGCTTACGCTCGCAAATTGACCCTTTTCTCGGCGGTCTTCGGCAGCGTGGGCGTGCTGATCGCGGTCTTCCTGGTGAAGAGCCTGGACGTGTCGGCGCTGCAATGGGTCGTCATCGTCGTGATTGCCTACACTGCGACAACCATGCTGTTGGACCTCCTGCGCAAGAAGGAATCCTCTGATGAAGAAGTCGCTGCGGTGACATCTCCTGCCCTTGAGACGAACGAGACGAAGGTCCACGCATGA
- a CDS encoding ornithine cyclodeaminase family protein: MKITALNAADMQSIFDMRAAIDADKEALKAYSAKECVIPLRMNLGVPEHEGRSLYMPGYVAPESALGIKIVSVYPRNIERGLTNVPATMVVLDASTGMVCGLLDGTWLTQQRTGAVAGAATEVLAREDATVFALFGTGGQAESQLEAVLTVRPGITDVRVYDLSAERADDFVRRMTECCADRFPATIRRVDSPAAAVTGADIITTVTTANEPVFDGSLVEAGTHVNAVGSYTPQMCEMDPVVLLAADKVYCDTPDALVESGDIQIPLQDGRFDLAKVTGELGEVLLGSAPGRESDDEITYFESTGNAVLDVVVAQRIYAEAIAQGRGCAIDL, translated from the coding sequence ATGAAGATCACCGCGCTCAACGCCGCCGACATGCAGAGCATCTTCGACATGCGTGCGGCTATTGACGCTGACAAAGAAGCGCTGAAGGCCTATTCGGCGAAGGAGTGCGTGATTCCCCTGCGGATGAACCTGGGGGTTCCCGAGCACGAGGGGCGCAGTCTTTACATGCCGGGATACGTGGCCCCGGAATCGGCATTGGGGATCAAGATCGTCTCGGTCTACCCGCGGAACATCGAACGAGGTCTGACCAATGTCCCGGCCACCATGGTGGTCCTCGACGCCAGCACCGGAATGGTCTGCGGGCTGCTCGACGGCACCTGGCTCACCCAACAGCGCACCGGCGCTGTGGCAGGGGCGGCTACCGAGGTGTTGGCGAGGGAGGACGCCACGGTCTTTGCACTCTTCGGCACGGGAGGGCAGGCCGAATCGCAGTTGGAAGCGGTCCTCACCGTGCGGCCTGGTATCACGGACGTGAGGGTCTACGACCTGTCTGCTGAGCGTGCCGACGACTTCGTCCGTCGGATGACCGAGTGTTGCGCGGATCGGTTCCCGGCCACGATTCGTCGGGTCGACAGCCCGGCAGCGGCCGTCACCGGTGCTGACATCATCACCACGGTCACCACGGCCAATGAGCCGGTCTTCGACGGTTCCCTGGTCGAAGCGGGCACCCATGTCAACGCCGTGGGTTCCTACACCCCACAGATGTGCGAGATGGATCCGGTGGTGTTGTTGGCTGCAGACAAGGTCTACTGTGACACCCCGGATGCACTCGTCGAATCCGGGGATATTCAGATCCCACTGCAGGACGGCCGTTTCGACCTCGCCAAGGTGACCGGGGAGCTCGGGGAGGTTCTCCTGGGGTCGGCGCCGGGCCGTGAGTCCGACGACGAGATCACCTACTTCGAGAGCACCGGTAATGCGGTGCTCGACGTCGTGGTCGCTCAGCGGATCTACGCCGAGGCCATCGCCCAAGGGCGAGGTTGCGCCATCGACCTGTGA
- a CDS encoding CPBP family intramembrane glutamic endopeptidase, with product MKASPPRKQYLKYLKHIFIYLLVYLAMTGAMEIIIGNHVVGQLFGARPKSSEVYDNAMNQLGDFAANVLTALALIYTYRRLNPAEERGPGLPGFVRHRRDLIVGLVAGAVSMIIVVGTMVVIGVATINVITPRLTSLTMLIYLLSVAYEEEVFVRGTLQHTLAKIVPLVFVILLPSVLFGLIHLPNPNITVFAVINIILVGVFFAVVTWITKNLYLAIGFHITWNWFQASFFGLPTSGATFDGDFFFKVTVDEGSDFLTGGVFGPEASILTTVAFLVMTAGAWVIHRRRERPVGRIAGQPAHRSVD from the coding sequence ATGAAGGCCTCCCCCCCGCGAAAGCAGTACCTGAAGTATCTGAAGCACATCTTCATCTATCTTCTGGTCTACCTGGCCATGACCGGGGCGATGGAAATCATCATCGGCAACCACGTGGTGGGGCAGTTGTTCGGCGCCCGACCCAAGTCGTCCGAGGTCTACGACAATGCGATGAACCAGCTCGGGGACTTCGCCGCCAATGTCCTGACCGCCTTGGCGCTGATCTACACCTACCGGCGCTTGAACCCCGCGGAGGAACGCGGCCCGGGCCTGCCCGGATTTGTCCGTCACCGTCGTGACCTGATCGTCGGGCTGGTCGCCGGCGCGGTGTCGATGATCATCGTCGTGGGCACGATGGTGGTCATCGGCGTGGCGACGATCAACGTCATCACTCCCAGGCTGACCTCCTTGACCATGTTGATCTACCTCCTGAGCGTCGCCTACGAGGAAGAGGTGTTCGTCCGCGGCACCCTCCAGCACACGCTCGCCAAGATCGTGCCACTGGTCTTCGTGATCCTGCTCCCCTCGGTGCTCTTCGGTCTGATCCACCTCCCCAACCCGAATATCACCGTCTTCGCCGTCATCAACATCATTCTGGTCGGAGTGTTCTTCGCCGTGGTCACCTGGATCACGAAGAACCTCTACCTGGCGATCGGATTCCACATCACCTGGAACTGGTTCCAGGCCAGCTTCTTCGGGCTTCCCACCTCAGGAGCCACCTTCGACGGTGACTTCTTCTTCAAGGTCACCGTCGATGAAGGATCCGATTTCCTCACCGGTGGTGTCTTCGGCCCGGAGGCCAGCATCTTGACCACCGTCGCCTTCCTGGTCATGACCGCCGGTGCCTGGGTGATCCACCGTCGACGGGAGCGGCCTGTCGGACGGATCGCGGGACAGCCCGCACATCGTTCCGTCGACTGA